From a region of the Lactuca sativa cultivar Salinas chromosome 4, Lsat_Salinas_v11, whole genome shotgun sequence genome:
- the LOC111908280 gene encoding uncharacterized protein LOC111908280, which yields MVEDDTDKPSTSNVCNFDHVSVRDSQTDSSDDEDEEKVLNNSKPQKYVSNEKTIKQIVVDQVFGDTKNFDKVLFEKGAHFLETNIVVYPNFKCTDDVLFTNQVFFTTGNVENIKLEFNKMVKEDNKKISDEGFFSNQSTVENNLTKNSSVFQRQKPQGKSVEKQENIKEILKQESKETNENVKLNSQEFKILVEKFSNEKRISKGQAQNIFFFANKKENPAQPISSDSQNYSMKFSTSSKIFQRNAQKKNFHSKSQQKFSTSNSSFPKPTNPQNRFSSNRTNQYFANVPKFETVRKFEDNQTFVNDESKTSAKFIPQKPNFPNPSSHEATKVLYTKGSSGFGGNHKCQVKGYGKVTNGQFTVNHVAYVKGLQHNLISVSQLVVDTSNQVVFNEESIISNVETNEVLLKSKRYRDMFTLDIKPIVGEPSVCLISIAASDVSWL from the exons ATGGTTGAGGATGACACTGATAAACCCTCTACTTCAAATGTTTGTAACTTTGATCATGTGAGTGTAAGAGACAGTCAAACGGATAGTAGTGAtgatgaggatgaagaaaaagttttgaacaattctaAGCCACAAAAGTATGTTTCAAACGAAAAAACCATTAAACAAATTGTTGTTGACCAAGTGTTTGGAGACACTAAAAATTTCGACAAAGTGTTAtttgaaaaaggtgctcattttcTGGAAACGAACATTGTGGTGTATCCAAATTTTAAATGTACAGATGATGTTCTATTTACGAATCAAGTGTTTTTCACTACTGGAAATGTTGAAAACATCAAACTGGAGTTCAACAAAATGGTCAAAGAAGATAACAAGAAAATATCAGacgaaggattcttttcaaatcaaagcacTGTCGAAAACAATCTAACAAAGAATTCGTCTGTTTTCCAAAGACAAAAGCCACAAGGAAAATCAGTTGAAAAACAAGAAAATATAAAAGAGATTTTGAAACAAGAATCAAAGGAAACAAATGAGAATGTGAAACTTAATTCACAAGAATTTAAGATTCTTGTTGAAAAGTTTTCGAATGAAAAAAGAATTTCGAAAGGACAGgcacaaaatatttttttttttgcaa ATAAAAAAGAAAATCCTGCTCAACCAATTTCATCTGATTCTCAAAATTATTCAATGAAGTTTTCAACATCTTCaaagatttttcaaagaaatgcTCAAAAAAAGAATTTTCATTCAAAAAGCCAACAAAAGTTTTCAACTTCAAATTCATCTTTTCCGAAACCAACAAACCCTCAAAACAGATTCTCTTCAAATAGAACAAATCAATATTTTGCTAATGTTCCTAAGTTTGAAACt GTTCGAAAGTTTGAAGACAATCAAACATTTGTGAATGATGAATCCAAAACATCTGCAAAGTTTATTCCACAAAAACCAAATTTTCCGAATCCGTCTTCACACGAAGCCACTAAAGTTTTGTACACCAAAGGTTCATCTGGG TTTGGGGGCAATCACAAATGTCAAGTAAAAGGATACGGGAAAGTAACGAATGGACAGTTTACTGTAAATCACGTTGCTTATGtcaaaggtcttcaacataatttgataagtgtttcacaacttgttgtggacACTAGCAATCAAGTTGTGTTTAACGAAGAAAGTATCATTTCTAATGTTGAGACGAATGAAGTTTTGCTGAAATCAAAAAGATATAGAGATATGTTCACTCttgacatcaaaccaattgttggGGAACCCTCAGTTTGTCTAATTTCAATAGCTGCATCTGATGTTAGCTGGTTGTAG